GGCTTTTTATAAAAATGCTGTGCGGCGGCTTCGGCGCCGTAAATGCCGTAGTCCCATTCGATTACGTTTAGGTAAAGCTCGAAAATACGGTCTTTATCGGTGGTGGCTTCCATCATGGCGGTGATGACGGCTTCTTCGGCCTTGCGCCAATAACTGCGGCTTTCGTTTAAAAACAGGTTTTTTGCCAGCTGCTGGCTGATGGTGGAGCCGCCGCCGCGGATTCTGCCGCTCTGCTGATTGCGCTTCATGGCGTTGCGGATGCCGCTCCAATCGAAACCGCTGTGGGCGGCGAAGTTGGCATCTTCCGAAGCAATCAGGGCTTTTTTGAGATTGGTGGAAATTCGACTATAGGGCACCCAGCGGTAATCTAATTGGATATCTTTACCTTGGGCGCGGAACTCGTTCATGCGCATGCTCATAAACGCGGTTTTGTGCGGCGCTACGGCGCGATAGGTGATGATGCTGCCGTATATATAGGCATGAAACAGGATAAACGCCGCAAACGGCAGCGCCAGCAGCCACTTAATCATTTCAGACGGCCTTTCTCATATAGCGGATAACGGCTTGGATGTCGGGAGAAAAACCGCGCCAAAGCCGGTAGGAAAACGCGGCCTGCCCCACCAACATACCCAAACCATCGGCAGTTTTTTGAGCACCGCTGCGGCGGGCATAATCCAAAAACGCCTGCGCCGCCGCGCCGTATACCATATCGTAGGCCAGCACGCAGCTGCCGAACACTTCGGGCGCAACTGCCGGTATTTCGCCGCTTAAACTGCCTGATGTGGCGTTGATGATAATATCGAAACGGTTGGCGGGCAGGCCGTTTAATGGTGCCGCCCGAATGCCGAAACGCTCTGCCAATTCCCGCGCTTTGGCCTCGGTGCGGTTTGCGATGGTGATGTCGGCAGGCTGCTGTTGCAGCAACACGGGCACTACGCCGCGCACTGCGCCGCCTGCTCCTAAAATCAGAATGCGCCGGTTTTGCAGGGCGGTTGCCTGCGCTTCGGTGATGTCTGCCGCCAAGCCCGCACCGTCTGTGTTGTCGCCGAGGAAACGGCCGCTGCCCAACGGGATAATGGTATTGACTGCGCAGGCGGCTTTTGCACGTTCGGAATGTTCGTCCACCCAATCATAGGCATCGGTTTTAAACGGCACGGTAACGTTTGCGCCCAAGCCGCCTTCGGCAAAAAAGCGGCCGGCGGCGGCGGCAAACCCGCCCGGCTCTGCCAAGATGCGGCCATACTCGATCTGCACCTTTTCCTGCAAGGCAAATTGTCGGTGGATTTGCGGCGATTTGCTGTGGGCAACCGGGTTGCCGAAAACGGCATAACGGGGAAGTGTGGCGGCCATTGCGGCAGGCTCCGTAACAATACATTCGAACGCGGAATGGAATCCGCGCAGACAGGCGCATTATATATCAGCCGTTTCAAAATAAAACCTGAGGTGCCGGCGGCCTATGCCCGGCGGGCATAGGCCGGATAAAGGTTCGGCCTGTATCTGTATTGGTATAATGGATTGCATTTAAACACGGCATCCTAACTGCCAACCCGCTTGAAAATCAGTAAAAGGCGGCTGCCGATAGTGGAAGCAGTATAACAATGGGGAATTTCATTCACTACGGCAGGTTGTGGTAAGGGGGAGGCCGTCTGAAAAACGTTCAGACGGCCAAAATGCTTTACACGGCAGATTATTGACGGTGTTGCCGGCAAAAATTATATTGGCCCCATTGCTGCATCATGCCGTTTATGCGCCCATTTTCCCGGCGGTTGTGGCACAATGCCTGTTTTCCGCCTGCACCCGGATTGGGTTGTTTTAAAACCGCTTTCTCTTTCACTATCCTCTTAAGGAGCAGATTATGTCTGTTAAAGAAGTTGTCAAACTCATCGAAGAAAACGAAGCGCGCTTTGTAGATTTGCGCTTCACCGACACCAAAGGCAAGCAGCAGCATATTACCGTGCCTGCCCGCACCGTATTGGAAGACCCCGAAGAATGGTTTGAAGAAGGCCAGGCGTTTGACGGCTCTTCTATGGGCGGCTGGAAAGGTATCCAGGCTTCCGATATGCAGCTGCGCCCCGATGCCGCCACCGCCTATCTCGATCCGTTTTACGATGATGCCACCGTGGTGGTTACCTGCGATGTTATCGACCCCGCAAACGGGCAGGGCTACGACCGCGACCCTCGGTCTATCGCCAAACGTGCCGAAGCCTATCTGAAATCTTCAGGCATCGGCGACACTGCTTATTTCGGCCCCGAACCCGAATTTTTCGTGTTTGACGGCATAGAATTTGAAACCGGCATGGGCGGC
This genomic interval from Neisseria musculi contains the following:
- the mtgA gene encoding monofunctional biosynthetic peptidoglycan transglycosylase, with the protein product MIKWLLALPFAAFILFHAYIYGSIITYRAVAPHKTAFMSMRMNEFRAQGKDIQLDYRWVPYSRISTNLKKALIASEDANFAAHSGFDWSGIRNAMKRNQQSGRIRGGGSTISQQLAKNLFLNESRSYWRKAEEAVITAMMEATTDKDRIFELYLNVIEWDYGIYGAEAAAQHFYKKPAANLTRQQAAELAARVPRPLYYADNPRDRSLHRKTNIIMRRMGSAALPDTE
- the aroE gene encoding shikimate dehydrogenase gives rise to the protein MAATLPRYAVFGNPVAHSKSPQIHRQFALQEKVQIEYGRILAEPGGFAAAAGRFFAEGGLGANVTVPFKTDAYDWVDEHSERAKAACAVNTIIPLGSGRFLGDNTDGAGLAADITEAQATALQNRRILILGAGGAVRGVVPVLLQQQPADITIANRTEAKARELAERFGIRAAPLNGLPANRFDIIINATSGSLSGEIPAVAPEVFGSCVLAYDMVYGAAAQAFLDYARRSGAQKTADGLGMLVGQAAFSYRLWRGFSPDIQAVIRYMRKAV